The DNA region TGTCTCCAGCGCGATGTCGACGGCAAATTCCCGGGTTTCCTGATCCACCTGCCGAATGAGCCTCAGAACGCTTCCTTTGAAGTCCGCCCCTGCGACCGATGCGAACCTCACTTTGGCCGTGAGCCCGGGGTCGATCGCTCCCATGGCCGATTCGTCGAATCTCGCGGATACGATGATCGTCTGCGGATCCACGAGCTGCATCAGCGATGTGCCCGGCGACAGGAGATCGCCCACATTGCGGTCCCGCATGACGACGACCCCGTTCAGCGGCGAACGGATCGTGGCATCGTTCAGGCGCGCCTGCAGGACTTTCACATTCGCGGCTGCGGCCGCGGCGCGGGCAATCGCTCCTTCGATGGCCGTGCCCGAGCGGGCAAGCTCCGCTTGGGCCTGCCGGAAGGCAGCCTCGGTGGCGACCCAGTCAGCCTCCGTGATGATGTGCTTCAGCGCCAGATCTCGCCTGCGCTCCAGGTCGGCTCTCGCCTTGTCGGCTACCGCCTTGGACCTGTCCTGTTCGCTGCGCGCCTCCGCCACGGCGCGTTCCGCACTCTCGGCGTCCGCCCTGGCGGCGGCCAGCTGGTTGAAGAGCTCTTCCGACTCCAGCTGTGCCAGAACCTGGTCAATACTGACGGTATCGTTCCGATCGACCGCTATGGATCTCAGATATCCTTGGACGCGCGCCGATACTGTGACTTTGTTTCTCGCGTCGAGAAGGCCCGGCCCGGCAATTTCAAGAGTCGCGGTCGAAGGCGACACATGATGGCCTGCGGCTCTCCGAGGAATTGCGTAGTAATAAGCTATGTAGACAAGCAAGCCGCCGAACACCAACACATAGGGTGTAAATCGGATCAATTTGACAATTCTTTGAACCATTCCACGCCGTGCCTGCAGCCAAGCGCGAGGTCCGGACCCGGGCGATCTGATCGACTGCGCGACCCACCACGGGCGCACAAAGATCGCGCCGGCCTCAGTGTCTGATCAGGGTAAGTGACATCAAGTGATGGCGCAATCCTCCGCTTGACCCGTTCGGGGTTGCGGAACATAGTGGGAATACTGGGGTGCA from Rhizobiales bacterium GAS188 includes:
- a CDS encoding HlyD family secretion protein; translation: MVQRIVKLIRFTPYVLVFGGLLVYIAYYYAIPRRAAGHHVSPSTATLEIAGPGLLDARNKVTVSARVQGYLRSIAVDRNDTVSIDQVLAQLESEELFNQLAAARADAESAERAVAEARSEQDRSKAVADKARADLERRRDLALKHIITEADWVATEAAFRQAQAELARSGTAIEGAIARAAAAAANVKVLQARLNDATIRSPLNGVVVMRDRNVGDLLSPGTSLMQLVDPQTIIVSARFDESAMGAIDPGLTAKVRFASVAGADFKGSVLRLIRQVDQETREFAVDIALETLPPHWALGQRANVIVEVPSPPEMIAIPQSLVVRQSGRVGAWMLQNGRAQWVPLTLGYPAGGLVEVLKGLHEGDVVLAPEGRYWLEPIAGVEGEQ